In Ipomoea triloba cultivar NCNSP0323 chromosome 7, ASM357664v1, a single genomic region encodes these proteins:
- the LOC116025095 gene encoding kirola-like — MGLKGKLLGQIEISFHGDLFHEILGARPHHLPSMSSVVHEVDGQWGTQGCTTIYKYTQGGKTETAETVMDTIDNEKKIVKYRVVKGDILNSYKSFIATCEVETNGDDNFVTWTIVYEKLKEEIPEPLTYIEYFLKLTKELDDHHAKPNP, encoded by the exons ATGGGGCTAAAAGGGAAGCTACTTGGGCAGATAGAGATCAGTTTTCATGGAGATTTATTTCATGAAATCCTTGGAGCCAGACCCCATCATCTGCCTTCTATGAGCTCAGTTGTTCATGAAGTCGATGGCCAGTGGGGAACTCAGGGCTGTACAACCATCTATAAATATACCCAAG GTGGGAAAACTGAAACCGCGGAGACTGTTATGGACACCATAGATAATGAGAAGAAAATAGTGAAATACAGAGTGGTAAAAGGTGATATCTTGAATTCCTATAAGAGTTTCATTGCAACATGTGAAGTTGAAACCAATGGGGATGATAACTTTGTGACTTGGACTATTGTATATGAAAAGCTCAAAGAGGAGATTCCTGAACCACTTACCTATATAGAGTATTTTCTTAAACTGACCAAGGAATTGGACGATCACCATGCCAAGCCGAACCCATGA
- the LOC116025098 gene encoding kirola-like, with translation MGLKGKLLGQIEISFHGDLFHEILGDRPHHLPSMSKVMHAVEGQWGTEGCTTIFKYTQGGKTETSETVMDIIDNEKKIVKYRVVKGDLLKSYKSFIVTAEVETNGDNNFVTWTIVYEKLKEEIPEPLTFMEYLFTLTKEMDDHHTKSNP, from the exons ATGGGGCTAAAAGGGAAGCTACTTGGGCAGATAGAGATCAGTTTTCATGGAGATTTATTTCATGAAATCCTTGGAGACAGACCCCATCATCTGCCTTCCATGAGCAAAGTTATGCATGCAGTCGAAGGCCAGTGGGGAACTGAGGGCTGTACCACCATCTTTAAATATACCCAAG GTGGAAAAACTGAAACCTCGGAGACTGTTATGGACATCATAGATAATGAGAAGAAAATAGTGAAATACAGAGTGGTAAAAGGTGACCTCTTGAAATCCTATAAGAGTTTCATTGTAACAGCTGAAGTTGAAACCAATGGGGATAACAACTTTGTGACTTGGACTATTGTGTATGAAAAGCTCAAAGAGGAGATTCCTGAGCCACTCACTTTTATGGAGTATTTATTTACACTGACCAAAGAAATGGACGATCACCATACCAAGTCAAACCCATGA